In Caretta caretta isolate rCarCar2 chromosome 20, rCarCar1.hap1, whole genome shotgun sequence, a single window of DNA contains:
- the TNFSF9 gene encoding tumor necrosis factor ligand superfamily member 9: MTALERSQDPESLLQAGSRRACPCRSLDWCLLLGLGALGAALLTLALFSVWRVLPPPLETPERPLLSLSMGKEAGAQVLPTSDVIKDRVMGFYHATGIDGVVFSSNFNYHDTSHKLEVKVGGLYFIYAQLAVKCIAKCSKKQTVELIINQVSGDTHSRVLTISLHLSSKSEETMSKFSAVLQPLKKGDSLYVVMDTNKTDIENWQLDQTNKKDNFFGLFRLSSSADQ; encoded by the exons ATGACGGCTCTAGAGCGCAGCCAGGACCCCGAGAGCCTCCTCCAGGCCGGCTCCCGGCGCGCCTGCCCCTGCCGGAGCCTGGACTGGTGCCTGCTTCTGGGGCTGGGCGCCCTGGGCGCAGCGCTCCTGACGCTCGCCTTGTTCTCGGTCTGGAGGGTCCTGCCCCCGCCGCTGGAGACCCCCGAGCGTCCCCTCCTCTCGCTCAGCATGGGAAAG GAGGCTGGTGCCCAGGTATTGCCCACAAGCG ATGTAATCAAGGACAGGGTAATGGGGTTCTATCACGCCACGGGTATTGATGGAGTGGTTTTCAGCTCCAACTTCAACTACCATGACACCTCGCACAAGCTGGAAGTGAAGGTCGGAGGCCTCTATTTTATCTACGCCCAGCTTGCTGTCAAATGCATTGCCAAGTGCAGCAAGAAGCAAACAGTGGAACTGATTATCAACCAGGTGTCCGGAGACACCCACAGCCGTGTTCTGACCATCTCCCTGCACTTGTCCTCCAAGTCGGAAGAGACCATGTCCAAGTTCTCGGCGGTTCTGCAACCTCTGAAAAAAGGGGACTCTCTCTATGTGGTGATGGACACTAATAAAACAGACATCGAGAACTGGCAGCTGgaccaaaccaacaaaaaagacAACTTCTTTGGCCTCTTTAGGCTATCTAGCTCTGCTGACCAATAG